The region TCTTCCTCGTCCCCCAAGAAACgcaaaaccctagattcaaaacCCCCAATTAATTCGACCCCAGTCACCGAAGCTAAAGTTGCAGAAGTCTCACCAAAACCCGAGAAAACATCGGACACGAATCAAAGTAAAGACGAAACTGTCTCAAATGAGATTATAGAAGCTAAGCCAAACCTTGATGTTGCTCCATCAAAGGAAGAAAATGCATCTAAAAAACCACGGCCGATTGATGTTGATGAGAGTATGATTCAATTGAAGAAGAAACCGGCAAACTTCAAACCCGAAAAGGCTGCGTTCTGGGGCGAAGGAGAAAGGGTGCCGTTCCTATTTCTCTGTCGGGTTTTTGACGCAATCTCCAAAGAATCTGGTCGGATTCTGATTACAGAAATCGTCTGTAACATGCTGAGAACTGTAATCAAGACAACACCTGACGATTTAGTTGGGGTTGTATACCTCTTGGCTAATAGAATCGCCCCAGCTCACGAAGGATTAGAGCTTGGAATCGGTGATGCTTCCATCATCAAAGCTCTCGCTGAAGCTTGTGGTGCAAAAGAAGCACACATCAAAAAGCAATACAAGGCATGTTTCCATCTTCTCTAACTCAAGTCTCTTTCAAATTCGAAATAAAACGTCATGTTCATGAAAAAAGCTAAAATTTTATATCTTTCAATAACAGGAACTGGGAGACTTGGGCCTTGTTGCCAAAGCAAGCCGCTCTTCCCAACCTCTGATGCGTAAACCTCAACCTTTGACAGTTTCGAAAGTTTTTGATACATTCAGGGTTATTGCCAAGGTAAGAAACTATTAAATCTGTAAAATTTCATTCTGAACATTTATTAACCTGTTTAAATCTTGATAGGAATCTGGGAAGGATAGTCAAGATAAGAAGAAGAATCATATCAAGGGACTTCTTGTTGCAGCAACTGACTGTGAACCTCAATATTTGATACGTTTACTTCAGGTTAGTATATGTTCATCTTAAAAGATGATTGAGTTGGACCTTTTGCTTCATTTCTGTTCTAATtactttggtttttgtttttgaagaCAAAATTGCGAATTGGTTTAGCTGAACAAACACTCTTAACTGCATTGGGGTATGCTATTGTGTATACTGAAAATGGTGAATCACCTTCAAAGCACTCAGATTCACCATTAGAAGAGGTCAGTTTATATTCAGTTATAACAGAAGAAAGTTTCTTTAATGATTAACTCTTTGCATATACAATGAAGTATCAGAATCTTTAATAGTTTGTTCTATAATTTGTCCTCAGGCTGCAAAGATTGTGAAACAAGTGTACTCTGTAATTCCTGTATATGACAAAATTGTCCCTGCTCTTCTCTCTGATACTGTATGGAATCTACCAAAAACATGTTGCTTTTCACCTGGTGTTCCAGTGGGACCCATGCTTGCTAAACCTACTAAAGGAGTATCTGAAATTTTGGATAAATTTCAAGATATGGAGTTCACTTGTGAATACAAATATGATGGAGAACGGGCCCAGGTGACATCATCAActttataaacttttttttaaaaaaaaatacacacattaaatattattatttattagcacTTAACAAATTTTACATTCAACAGATACATTATTTGGAAGATGGCACAGTTCAAATATACAGCAGAAATGCTGAAAGAAATACTGAAAAGTTTCCTGATGTTGTGGTTGCTGCTTcaaggtattttattttgtaaagtaaatttacatttttggtccctgagtataaCTGATTCTTTTCAATTTAGGTCCCAAAAGTTTTCTCCTGCAGTTTGGTGCTTATATGAGGTTTTCTCCTGCAGTTTGGTATCTGTTTCAATTGAAATGactatttttgggaccaaaattgcaaaagtcAGCTATACTCAGGGACCTTAATtagtcattttacttggaacaGGGACCAAAATTGTTACAACTTACAAAAACCTTAAagaaggaccaaatttgcaagaTTTTTTTTGGGACAAACATAGTCATTTTACTGAAACAGGGACCAAAACATTACAAAAACctttaaaaaggaccaaatttgcacAAAGGAtaaaaaatagtcattttacttgaAAAAGGACAAAACATTATAAAAACCTCAAATAAGTACCAAATTTGCAAAATATATTTTAGGACCTAACATAGTCATTTTACTTGAAACAGGGTTCAAAAACGTTACAAAAACCTTTAAAAATGATCAAAATtgcaaaaaggataaaaaatagtcattttactttaAAAACGACCAAAAAACATGACAAAAACTTCTaataaggaccaaatttgcaagaAAAAAACTTTTGGGACTGAAATAGTCATTTTTATGGAATATAGACAAAAAAATATTACAAAACCCTCAAATAAAGACCAAATTTGTAAGAAAAATCTTGTTGGGTCAAAATTTCCAAAATCAGCTACACTCATGGATAGAAAATATCAAAATACAATTTTACTCTGCTTTATATATTACAATTCATAAAAAAATTCTAACATTTTTCAATGGTTTACAGAGTTAAAAAACCAAGTGTGACATCATTTGTTTTGGACTGTGAAATCGTTGCATATGATCGCAAGAAACAAAAAATTCTCCCATTCCAGGTGACTTTTATACCATCATCATCATTTACTTTATATAATTTTcactaataaatttatttatttatttttatagatTTTAAGCACACGTGCTCGAAAAAACGTTGTAATGAGTGACATCAAAGTGGATGTATGCATTTACGCATTTGATTTGTTGTATTTGAATGGACAACAACTTTTACAAGAACAACTTAGTGTTCGTAGAGAGGTCAGATGTAtgtttattaaattttaaattttcatttttatgtttattaaatttatattttcttttttcaGCGTCTATATGAATCCTTCAATGAAGAACCTGGATTTTTCCAGCTTGCAACAGCCATAACTTCAAATGATCTGGAAAAAATTCAAACCTTTTTAGATGCTGCTGTCAATGGCAGgtactaaataaataaataaataaataattatataattaatttataggtttttatttatttattttttgtagttGTGAGGGTTTGATTATCAAAACGTTAAATAAAGATGCGACATATGAGCCTGCAAAGCGATCAAATAACTGGCTCAAGTTAAAGAAAGACTATATGGACAGGTATTTTGATtaataaatttaatatatattttttttatatatataaataaataattaagtataatattttTGTGTAGTATTGGTGACTCATTGGATTTAGTGCCAATTGCTGCTTTTCATGGAAGAGGAAAACGTGTAGGTGTATATGGTGCTTTTCTTCTTGCTTGTTATGACAACAATAAGGATGAATATCAAACTATTTGCAAAATTggtaattaaaagaaaaattcattttttattttttttaaacattcttGAATCTTGATGCTTATGAATGTAgaaatatatatatgtttttttttttatagggACTGGTTTTTCAGAAGCCATGCTTGAAGAAAGGTCTACAAGTCTTCGTTCTAAAGTCATCCCAAAACCCAAGGttttaacctttttttttattatttttatatttttataaaggaatgaaagtacattgctatttcttgcatttagcctgTTTATAATTTTCATGTTCATTTGTTTTGGCATATAGTCATACTACCGATATGCAGATTCTATAAATCCAGATGTGTGGTTTGAGGCAACTGAggtaataataaattaataatcattacatttttatatttttattaaaaaattgttCCACAAACATTATGGTTTACAGGTTTGGGAGGTCAAAGCTGCAGATTTGACCATCAGCCCTGTTTATTGTGCTGCAATTGGTGCAGTTGACCCTAATAAGGTTTAATTTTATTTACATGAATTCATTATATAttattttacatgtatattgatattttctatttttcttattgttttattttaaataaaaaaaagggtATTTCACTGAGATTCCCACGTTTACTTCGTGTTAGAGAAGACAAGGGTCCGGAGGATGCTTCATCTTCAGATATGGTGAGAAAGAGCaaccatttatttatttttttgttatcaaataaaataatgaaagattttttttttaaatatttggtTTGTGTAATTATTTTTCAGGTTGCTGATATGTATAATGCTCAGAAACATACACAAGGTAACAATCAAGATGATAACGATGATGAGTGAAAGATGCAAGTTTTGTGTAATCTT is a window of Lactuca sativa cultivar Salinas chromosome 1, Lsat_Salinas_v11, whole genome shotgun sequence DNA encoding:
- the LOC111886023 gene encoding DNA ligase 1, producing the protein MLSLRSCCYSVTHTNTITTAFSHPIRHSLLKLSSSSSLTFPLFFLSNKMSSSRPSAFDALMSNARAAAAKKKTTESSASPKKRKTLDSKPPISSTPISEAKVAEASPKPDKPLDTNTKKKTQVSSSSPKKRKTLDSKPPINSTPVTEAKVAEVSPKPEKTSDTNQSKDETVSNEIIEAKPNLDVAPSKEENASKKPRPIDVDESMIQLKKKPANFKPEKAAFWGEGERVPFLFLCRVFDAISKESGRILITEIVCNMLRTVIKTTPDDLVGVVYLLANRIAPAHEGLELGIGDASIIKALAEACGAKEAHIKKQYKELGDLGLVAKASRSSQPLMRKPQPLTVSKVFDTFRVIAKESGKDSQDKKKNHIKGLLVAATDCEPQYLIRLLQTKLRIGLAEQTLLTALGYAIVYTENGESPSKHSDSPLEEAAKIVKQVYSVIPVYDKIVPALLSDTVWNLPKTCCFSPGVPVGPMLAKPTKGVSEILDKFQDMEFTCEYKYDGERAQIHYLEDGTVQIYSRNAERNTEKFPDVVVAASRVKKPSVTSFVLDCEIVAYDRKKQKILPFQILSTRARKNVVMSDIKVDVCIYAFDLLYLNGQQLLQEQLSVRRERLYESFNEEPGFFQLATAITSNDLEKIQTFLDAAVNGSCEGLIIKTLNKDATYEPAKRSNNWLKLKKDYMDSIGDSLDLVPIAAFHGRGKRVGVYGAFLLACYDNNKDEYQTICKIGTGFSEAMLEERSTSLRSKVIPKPKSYYRYADSINPDVWFEATEVWEVKAADLTISPVYCAAIGAVDPNKGISLRFPRLLRVREDKGPEDASSSDMVADMYNAQKHTQGNNQDDNDDE